From the Sphingomonas phyllosphaerae 5.2 genome, one window contains:
- a CDS encoding iron-sulfur cluster assembly scaffold protein, producing the protein MSLDLYTPEISALAIDNPFPDRLADATGSAERRSPICGSRVTVDVRLGDDGRVAAVGTQVRACLLGQASSTLLARHVVGRSVEELNVARDELAAWLAGEGDTPAWPDITVFAPGLKLTARHPSIRLAFEAAAEAAAQARDANDDKVRR; encoded by the coding sequence ATGAGTCTCGATCTTTACACCCCCGAAATCAGCGCCTTGGCGATCGATAATCCCTTTCCTGACCGTCTTGCGGACGCCACCGGCTCGGCCGAGCGGCGTTCGCCGATCTGCGGCAGCCGCGTGACGGTCGACGTGCGACTCGGCGACGACGGACGGGTTGCGGCGGTCGGAACGCAGGTTCGGGCGTGCTTGCTCGGACAAGCTTCCTCGACGCTGCTCGCGCGGCATGTCGTCGGCCGCTCGGTAGAAGAGTTGAATGTCGCGCGCGACGAGCTCGCCGCGTGGCTTGCTGGCGAAGGAGACACCCCGGCATGGCCCGACATAACGGTATTTGCCCCGGGGCTGAAGCTCACCGCGCGCCATCCGTCGATCCGGCTGGCGTTCGAGGCGGCGGCGGAGGCGGCGGCACAGGCGCGTGACGCGAACGACGACAAGGTTCGTCGCTGA
- a CDS encoding CvpA family protein yields the protein MKLEPLDIAVLVLVALAAIGGIRRGFVGEVLALFAWVAMIFALKIFHLPLSKALAGTIASVSGAAVLAFVILTGGTYLLSRIIIGAIAARTRTSVLGPIDRALGFGFGALKGLILASLAYLFLVLSLDLVGGGPTRRPLWLTSARTYPLLAATSGAVADFVDRRRKGEPVFGPRTPSRKSDATS from the coding sequence ATGAAGCTGGAGCCGCTCGACATCGCCGTCCTCGTGCTGGTCGCGCTGGCGGCGATCGGTGGCATTCGGCGTGGGTTCGTCGGCGAGGTTCTCGCGCTGTTCGCGTGGGTCGCGATGATTTTCGCCCTCAAGATATTCCACTTGCCGCTTTCAAAGGCACTGGCGGGCACGATCGCGAGCGTCTCCGGCGCGGCGGTGCTGGCGTTCGTGATCCTGACCGGCGGCACTTATCTGCTCAGCCGGATCATCATCGGTGCGATCGCCGCACGCACCCGCACCTCGGTGCTGGGGCCGATCGATCGCGCGCTCGGGTTCGGGTTCGGGGCGCTCAAGGGCTTGATATTGGCCAGTCTGGCCTATCTCTTCCTGGTGCTGTCGCTGGATCTGGTCGGCGGCGGGCCGACGCGGCGGCCGCTGTGGCTGACGAGCGCACGAACCTATCCTTTGCTCGCCGCCACCAGCGGCGCGGTGGCGGACTTCGTCGATCGGCGTCGCAAGGGCGAGCCGGTTTTTGGCCCGCGCACCCCCTCTCGCAAGAGCGACGCCACGTCATGA